The following proteins come from a genomic window of Halorussus halophilus:
- a CDS encoding DoxX family protein, with protein sequence MPETRSTSTDWGIALVRLALGVIFVVHGVGKLFGLGPTATGLDGFAGFLGGLGVPLPELAAVGVALVETVGGLFVLAGLLTRYAAALIAVDMLVATILVHFPQGFAVSNGGYEFTLTLFLVALALVFLGSGALSVDRAVLGRGRTVPTVG encoded by the coding sequence ATGCCAGAAACTCGGTCCACGTCTACCGACTGGGGAATCGCGCTCGTCCGACTCGCGCTCGGCGTCATCTTCGTGGTCCACGGTGTCGGCAAACTGTTCGGTCTCGGGCCGACTGCGACCGGTCTCGACGGCTTCGCCGGGTTTCTCGGCGGGTTGGGCGTCCCACTCCCCGAACTCGCCGCAGTCGGCGTCGCACTGGTCGAGACGGTCGGTGGTCTGTTCGTCCTCGCAGGGTTGCTGACCAGATACGCCGCCGCGCTGATTGCGGTCGATATGCTGGTGGCGACAATTCTCGTTCACTTCCCGCAGGGTTTCGCCGTCTCGAACGGCGGCTACGAGTTCACGCTGACACTGTTTCTTGTCGCGCTCGCGTTGGTCTTTCTGGGTTCCGGCGCGCTTTCGGTGGACAGGGCTGTCCTCGGCCGTGGACGGACCGTTCCGACAGTCGGATGA
- the larE gene encoding ATP-dependent sacrificial sulfur transferase LarE — translation MVSVEERAQSVRDDLADRDGVLVAFSGGVDSSVVATLAHEALGDDAVACTAKSETLPEAELDDAKRVAEEIGIRHEIVEFSELDDPNFVENDGDRCYHCRTMRLGKMFDAAERLDIPVVCDGTNASDADSGHRPGLQAVEELDAYSPLLAHDIDKDDVREIADARDLSVADKPSMACLSSRIPTGLEVTESKLSRVEQAETLLRQWGFSQFRVRDHDGLARIEVAREELDAALNPDFVEAARDHLTDLGFDHVTLDLHGYQTGSVSPESESDPAGDEPLVENVFDSDYPTAE, via the coding sequence ATGGTTTCTGTCGAGGAGCGAGCGCAGTCAGTTCGAGACGACCTCGCCGACCGTGACGGCGTCCTCGTCGCCTTCTCCGGTGGCGTCGATTCCAGTGTCGTCGCCACGCTGGCCCACGAGGCACTCGGCGACGACGCCGTCGCCTGCACCGCGAAGAGCGAGACGCTTCCGGAAGCGGAACTGGACGACGCCAAGCGAGTGGCCGAAGAAATCGGCATCCGCCACGAAATCGTGGAGTTCTCCGAACTCGACGACCCGAACTTCGTCGAGAACGACGGCGACCGGTGTTACCACTGTCGGACCATGCGACTCGGCAAGATGTTCGACGCCGCCGAACGACTCGACATTCCGGTCGTCTGCGACGGCACGAACGCCAGCGACGCCGACAGCGGGCATCGACCCGGACTGCAAGCCGTCGAGGAACTAGACGCCTATTCGCCACTGCTCGCCCACGACATCGACAAGGACGACGTTCGGGAGATTGCCGATGCACGTGACCTCTCGGTCGCGGACAAACCGTCGATGGCCTGTCTCTCTTCGCGGATTCCGACCGGTCTGGAAGTCACCGAGTCGAAACTCTCGCGGGTCGAGCAAGCCGAAACCCTGCTCCGCCAGTGGGGCTTCTCGCAGTTCCGCGTCCGAGACCACGACGGGTTGGCCCGAATCGAAGTCGCTCGCGAAGAACTTGACGCGGCACTCAATCCCGACTTCGTGGAAGCGGCGCGCGACCACCTGACGGACCTCGGGTTCGACCACGTGACCCTCGACCTGCACGGCTACCAGACTGGGAGCGTGAGTCCAGAGAGCGAGTCCGACCCGGCCGGAGACGAACCACTCGTCGAAAACGTCTTCGACTCCGACTACCCGACCGCAGAGTAA